Below is a window of Effusibacillus lacus DNA.
CCCGCACCGTAGACGGCAATCATACCTGCAAAAATAATGGCCAGTTTCAAGAGATTGGGCATCTCACTCCAATTGTGGGCTATAAAGAAGATTAGTCCAATTCCCACCAACAGTGCAGCAAAAAACATCATGAGACTGGTGGTTTCATAAGATGTGACGGGATACCGGGATTTCAGGGCTTCCGCCTGGGGTTCCCCGATCAGCCCCTCCTCCTTCCACCTGTCAAGCTCAGCGTGCAGCCATTTGTGCCGGTTCATATAGGTGGCACCTCCTTTCTCCCATTATAGTTCATGCAAGGAAAAATATGGTACGCTGGTTCAGAACAAATTTTTTTCAAAGGCTATGTTAAATCTTGATGTTGATTTTCGACCAAAGGAAAACCGCCACCACTGAGATGTCGATTAATTGCTATCGTGTCCCGTTAAAACCTAGGAAGGCTCAGCATTTGGAAGATCGTTTGTGCATTATTTATATTGCCACGCTACCTGACATTACTGATTAATGGATAGCTCGAAAAATTTTTTTAGATGACCGAGCAATGGCTGAGGTTGAGTAGTAATATACGAAGCATGATCCCCAGTCACTACTACTAGTTTGGTGTGAAGCAACTTTGCCATCTCATGAGCGTATTCTGGACGAATAATATCATTATCTCCAATTACGAGTAGGACGGGCACAGTAATATGTTGTAGCTGCGCCGGTTCTAGAAAATCCTCTTTATTCAAGCTATTAGCCATCTCTGCGCCTTTGGCAATGAGCTTCGACCAGTTTTCAGGATGCGGGGCTACACGTTCGTATTCTTTCTTCATCTGGGATGGAAAAGCTTCGGCTGAAGCATGTTTAAGGCCTTCGACAATATAGGGAAAATAGCCATCCATACTATAAACGGTCGAGGCTAGTGCCATTTTACGGATAAGGTGAGGATTCGACTTAGCTAGCTGCAGTGCGATTGTTCCACCGCCACTGTATCCGAACACATCCGCTTCAGCGATTCCTAATTGACTTAAAAGTTCAGCGGTATCACGGCCCATTTGAGCAAAACTTAAGGGACGGTTAATATCCGCAGTATGGCCATGGCCTTGCTGTTCAATTAAAACTACCTGACGGTGTTGAGCCAAGTCTGGCAATATTGGATAAAACATGCTGGCAGTAGCAAACTGACCATGGAGCAAAATTAGTGGTTTACCACTCCCGTGGATTTCATAATACATATTGAGTCCATTTACCTTCTTGTAGCCGCTAAATGTATTACCCATGTTAAGCCTCCTTTGTGTCCTAATACGCCTCTGCAAGTTATTCAATACAAGACTTCGGCCCTCGGACGATTGGCACTATCTTTTCAATGGTATTACAATGAATGTTTATAAGTTTCTTTTGGATTGCTATCTTTAATGTTCGGCAAGGACTCCATCAAACAAATTGCTGAGTTAAACTGCCCGATAAGCTCAGCAGTAAGCCATCCGTCGAAGTTTGGCGTTTGTCTCCTTCACAGGAAACAAACATGAAGAGACCAACATGTACTTCTTATTCGACGTTGTGTTCTCATAGTCCTTGCTGTCGAGATAGCGGAACCACGCCAGGTAATGCTCCAAATACTTTGTTGCAACCCCGTTGAAGCGGTCCATCCATCTTTTCAGACGGCTATGGTAGCTATTGACGTTTTGGATATGGTAAACGCCCTTGACACGCTGTTTCCCATCGGATTTGAAACGGTAATGTTCCAATCCCTTTTCATTCGCATAGGAACTGAACGCGCGCCAGGAATCTGTGCAGAGCACGTTGGAGTTGGAAAGGTGAGAACCAATAGCCTCATCCAACTTTGTTGTACGGATGCGCCCACGACCAAGAACGCCAGATAAGGTCATCTTCCGACGGTCACGGGCAACCAGTACACAAACTTGGTCGTTGCTGATTCCACGCTGTTTTGCTTTGCCGCCGCGCTTACGCGGCTTGCGTTCGGAAATGTTCCGGCTGCCCTTTTCCGAATACAGGAAGTAGGTCTCGTCCATTTCGACGATACCTTGGAATGCTTCGGTTGGAATCTGCTTCAGCGCAGCGAGAATCTTATGCCGCCAGTAAAACAAGGTCACATACGAGACTTCATCGTACAACAGCTTGGCACATTTGCGTAGCGAAAAGCCCTCAATCATGCATTCGATGAATCGAACCCACAGGTGAGGTCTCCGCGTCCGCTGGAGAGGGCTATTCGTGAGGTCATTGAAGGTCTGTAGGCATGATTTGCAGCGGTAACGCTGGCGCTTAACGGCTCCCGCACGTGTATTAATGACTTACCTTCCGAAGCGCACGACGGCATGGCTATTGCAATGTGAGCAGACCATTCCGTTTTTATGCTTTTGCTCCTGAATTTCATCAATTGCTCGTATAGGAGGCGTCGTCCCCTTGGTTCGGGACTGTAAAAAGAGGATGAGTTCTTGCTTACCCTTATTGTCCAAGCCATCGGCAAACATCATCAGTTCCTTCAAATCCATAGAGAATCAGCTCCGAGCCATGTTATTACCCTAATTATAGAACAAGAGTTCGTAAACTTCAAATATCAACAATTGGGTTTAACATAGCTTTTTCAAAAAGAAGTTGCATTTGACGTTTCGTCACCTTTTATAGTCTTATCAACGATTTCAAACAGGCTGTAGGTAATGACCCTGCCAGTGAAGAAGTACAGGCTTTGGCCAAACGGTGGGAAGAGTTGATTTCCGAGTTTACTCAAGGAAATCCCGGTATCTACCAAGGGTTGCAGAAATCCTATTCCGATGGTGTGTTTCCGTTGCCTTACAATGAAGTAGAAGGCAAGTTCATTCAGGAGGTGCTCGCGATCTACAAACAGAACCTGAAGCAGTAAGTGCATGAATCTGTGAAAAAACGAAGAGGCTGCTCCTAAAAGGCAGCCCCCACATCAGACTGTGTTTACGAAGTGGTGTCCAAATTGTCACTCGGAGGCTGTATTTGAATCCCCTTTCCTGCTTGCAATACCTCTTTCACATGTTTCAGTTGGGCTACGATAATGAAACTGATGATGACCAGCAGGAACCAAGAGCTGATTTTTCCAAGGTGTACCAGACTCCAGGCCTGTTGTTGGTTGGGGTACTGCCAAGCCCCGAGGAAAGTGGCGATGTTTTCCGCCACCCAGATAAAAAATCCAATCAGGAAATAGGACAGCACTAAGGGCATCCGATGCCTTACACCAAGTACTGAATACTCCACGTATGTCTTAAAGAACATTGCAAATAAAGCTGCAGTCAACACCCAACGGAAATCGTAAATAAAATGGTGCGTGAAAAAGTTCAAGTATATAGCAGCACCCAGTGGCACAGTCAATAGCGACATTGGCCAGTGGTATAGCCGTATGTTTAGCCTCCGCCATGCCTGGCACAGATAGCTTGCCACACTGGCATACATAAATCCGCTGTAAAGCGGAACCCCAAGAACCTTGCTCCAAGCCTCTTCCGGGTAGGCCCAGGACCCCATCCGCACCTTATAGATTTCAAGCATCAGGCCGATCAGGTGAAACACCGCGATGACTTTCAGCTCATCTTTGGTTTCCAGCCCCGTTTTATACATCACGATCTGGGCAAAAATACACACAAGAAGGATAAGATCGTATCGGTACAAAAAAGGAACTTCCACAGTCTTAGAGATGGCAAGCGTCAGAAAGATCACTGCAGGAAAGATGCAGGACATTGCTTGTTGGAACCCAAATGCAAAGAGTTGTTTTAGAAAGCCCATTGAAGACCTCCGAAAGGATTTGTCCCATGACCGTTCCTGGGTCTGAAACTGAGATTTAAGCGGCTTCACTTTGCCCTTTGGCAACCGGCACTTGTCGTTTGCTTCTGGTGGTAAACAAATAAACCCCGCCAATTACAAGCACTGTACCCGCAACTTGAATCCACGTCATAAGTTCTCCAAGAAACACATAGGCCAGGATTGCCGTAAAAATCGGGTTGAAATTGAGAAACATCCCCGCTTTGGTTCCGCCGACCCGCTGCACTCCGATATTCCAGAACACCATGGCCAGAACGGTTGCTCCCACACTGACATAGCCTGTGGCAATCCAGAAAGCCAAATCAGGATTCCGGACTTCCAAATTCGGCAGGTTAAAGGGGAGCAGGGTCAAGACCCCGAAAATTCCCGCCCACAACGTGGACATATAGGGTGATACGCAGGCCATGGCCTTTCGCCCTGCAACCGCATAAAGACCCCAGGTCCCGACAGCCGCCAGCATAAACAAATCCCCCGTATTAAAACGGAACTCCAACAGCCTTTGGAGGTTGCCATGTGAAATCACAAGCAAAACCCCTGCCAATGAAACCAGCATGCCTGTCATTTGGCGGGAAGACATCGTTTCCTTCAGCAGCAAAAAGGAAGCGATTGCAATGGCCACCGGGTTGAGTGCAGACAGCAGACCCACATTGTCGGCAGAGGTGCGCTCAAGAGCCAGGAACATAAAAATGTTGAAAAACACAACACCTGTCAACCCCATCAAAAATAAAGGCAATAACGCCTTCTTCTGGGGAAGCAGTTTCCCGTCGAAGATCCGGACAATCGGCAGCAAAACCAGAATGGCAACCGCCCAGCGCATAGTGGTAAGCGTAAGCGGTGACGCATGACCAACCAGGAATTTCCCCGCCACAAAGTTTCCGGCCCAGAGAATGCTTGTACATATCAACAAACCATAAAACAGCAATCGCAACTTCTTACTCTCCTCCTCATAGCCGGAACAATTCAAGGACATTGTCGGTTGTAACGGCAGGTACTTTTTCGATAGACAAATTCAACTCTCCGTCTCTCCCTCTTGAGTTTGCGGATTGTGTGTCCACACCCACAGGGCTGCTGCCAGGAACATGGCCATGGTAACAAAAAATGTGGATCGCAGTCCGATCCACCCTGACAGCCATCCACCGGCCAAAGGGCCCGCCACCGTTCCAAACAGCGTCATGCTGGTGGTCACCCCAAATGCCATTCCCCGCTTGTCCTGCGTTACAAACCGGGAAATCAGGGCGTTGCTTGTCGGCATCAATCCGCCGATAAACAGTCCTGCCGCTATGCGTGTAGCGGCAAAAGCAATAAGAGTATAAGTAAGCGCCGTAAGCCCAAACATGATGGCCGTGCCAATCGTCAAAGCAATCAACACGGTCCGGTACCCCAAGCGATCCCCCAGCCTGCCGGAAACAGTTGAGCTGATGGCCGCAGCACCCCCTGCCAGTGCAAGGACAGTACCGGTGACTGTTGCCACATAGGCGTCCGAAACAGCCAACGACTTGACGAACAACGGTACAATTGGGGCCACAACCATCAAACCAAACTGGATCAGAAAATTAATAAAGGCAATCGGCATCAGGCCGGGAATATGGGCAACCGCAGACAGACTCTTCAAGAAGTTCTCGTTCTTCTTGGCGGCACCGCCACGGGGCGGTTCCTGCACTTGAAAGTACATGACCAGCAAGGAAGTAAAAGTAACCAGGCTCATAAAGAAAAAGGGAAACCGGTACCCGAAGGAATCGGCCAGTATCCCCCCGATAAACGGGCCTGTTGCGGTACCGGCAATCGTTGCCGTTTGGTAGATCCCCAACGCCGATCCTGTTTTCTCCTGCGGGGTAAAGGATGTAACAAGCGCGATCGTTGCGGATCCAAACCCGCCCAGCATCCCCTGCAATAGGCGAAGCCCGAGCAATTGATAGGCGTTGGTGACAAACCCCATCGAAATCAGCACCACGATATTGCTGAGGAGCACCCGCTCCACCATTAACTTAAGACCGTATTTGTCCCCGAGATTGCCCCAGACCGGTCCCAAAAAAGCGGCCATCAGCGGTGCCGCAGCCATCAGGATTCCCGACCAGACGGCAACTTTATCTGTTCCTTCAATCCCGAGGTACGGCAGATAAAGCGGGATAAACGAAAAAATAAAACTTAAACTGATCCCTGCGCCGAATTGTACGAAGCACATCATTGCAAGATTCCGTTTCCACGTCTCCACCCGATCCATCTCCATGCTGTCCGTCGATTTCCCTTTATTGTACATAAAAAACGGCGCCGGTAACAGGCGCCAAAATTTTGTGTTACTTGAACCTTCTACAGTTCTACATGGAATACTTCGAGAATATTCGGGATCTCGGCAATCTCCCGGACAACTTCGGAGCTTGCCGCATTGTCGATGCCCAGCACCATGACCGCTTTACCGCCGACTTCTTTACGGCCTACCTGCATCGTTGCGATGTTGATGTTTCCATTTCCCAGAATGGTGCCGATCCGTCCAATCATACCCGGTTGGTCCAGATGGGTAGTGACAATCATGCGGCCTTCGGGAGCCGCATCGATGGCATACCCGTCAAGCCTTACAATGCGAGGACCAAACCCGTTGTTGATTGTGCCCTCAACTCGCCGGGTCTGGTGGGGGGTTGTGACTTCTAGTCCGATCAGATTCGTGAATACACTGTGCTTGCCGGTTTTTGATTCCACCACCTGAATTCCCGATTGCTCCGCTACAAGCGGCGCGTTCACGAAGTTGACCTCTGCCCCGTGATGATAGGAAAGAATGCCTTTCAGAATGGTCCGGGTGACAGGCGCCACTTCCAGCTGACTGATATCGCCGCTGTAAGAAATCTCGATCTTGGTGACAGGATTGTCAACCAATTGGGCCGCCAATTTGCCCAATTTCTCCCCAAGCACCAGATAAGGCTCCACTTGTCTCAGCTTGTCAGCCGGCAAGGAGGGAAGGTTTACCGCATTCTTAAACGGTTCATCCCGCAGGACTTTGATAATCTCTTCTGCCACGTCAATGGCAACGTTGATCTGGGCTTCTTCCGTCGATGCTCCCAGGTGAGGTGTCAATACTACGTTCGGGAAGTCTTTCAGCGGGTGATCCTTGGCGATCGGTTCCTCTTCGAACACGTCCAAAGCCGCACCGGCAACCTTACCCGATTTCAGAGCTTGAATCAGCGCTTCTTCCTTGATAATGCCCCCGCGGGCGCAGTTTAGGATTCGGACGCCGTCTTTCATCATTCCGAACTCCCGCTCCGCAATCAAATATTTGGTTTCCTTGATCAACGGTGTATGAACCGTAATGAAATCAGCTTGCTGTACAATCTCATCGACCGTGCACTGTTTCACATTCAGCGAATCAGCTCGTTGCGGGGACAGGAACGGGTCATATGCCAAAACCGTCATACCGAATGCTTGAGCGCGTTTCGCCACTTCCGCACCGATTCTTCCAAGTCCGATGATTCCAAGAACCTTGTTGTTCAGTTCTACACCGACAAAGGTCTTGCGGTCCCACTCGCCGCGTTGAATTGATGCATAAGCTTGCGGGATCTTGCGTGCCATCGCCATCATCATGGCAAATGTGTGCTCCGCAGTGGAAATGGTGTTGCCGTCGGGTGCGTTGATGACCACAATCCCATGCTGAGTGGCAGCAGGAACATCAATATTGTCTACCCCGACGCCGGCGCGGCCAATCACCCGAAGACGGGTTGCGTGCTCCAACATTTTTGCAGTCACCTTGGTCTGGGAGCGCACAAGCAAGGCGTCAAATTCACCGATAATGTTGCAAAGCTCTTCTTCCGGCAAACCCGGTTTGATGTCGACCTGGATATCATCTGCCTCAAGCAGTTTTCCAAGCCCTTGTTCCGAAATCGGATCGCTGACCAATACTCGAATCATCTCTTCCCCTCCCTGATTGTCCCAGCCGCATCTGTAAAAAGACCGTCTGAACCCCTTTACAAATGCAAGGGGCCCAGGCGGTCGGCCATATCATCAGTTGCACTCCCTTGTGGTTACCCACTTCCGCCAGTCATGCAACCTGCTGGTTTATAATTTATGAGAAAATTGTATTAGTACAGCGGCTTCCTGTCAATCCTAATTTTTAATGGCAATTTGAAAAAAGGAAATCCGGTATGCAAACTGTTGAAACATTGCCCTTTGATGATTGGTTCCGGACCCGGAAGGGTTTTGTCGGAATCCGGAACGAATACGGCGGAATAAGCGTTTACCAATACGAATCGCAGAACAATGTGAAACACAATTGGTTTATCCAACGGGATGTCGCTTTGGCCATGTATGACGAACTTCGCCTCTATCTTGAACATTGAACCTCATTGCCAACATCCTGGCATTCCAATATGCTAGACAAAACAGGAAAAAACAATTGAATCCCTATAACAGAAGGTGAACCGAAATGAACATAGTGCGCAAATGGTGGAACGGGCTATTGGTATACGCGGAACGGGGAGAGCCGTTCATGCGAGTCCTGCAGGCAATCAAAAAGTATCCCGATTGTTATTTCGATTCCCAAAATCTGTGTTGGCATGTTTCCGACAATTACATTGAGACGTTGGAAAAAGAGGCCTATGCTCAAGGTTTCCACATTGACATCCCGCCGGAACGCAACTTGACCCGGACTCTTCAGAATCGTTGCGGCTGCACATTTGATATTGAAACCACGGGGTTACGGGAAGATCCTGGCACCCACCTGGTCAGTGCCTGCATAGGACTCTCAAAGGAAGATCCCATTGAATTCTTTGTGGATTCCCTTGCTCAAGAGCGGGAAGTTCTCCTGAAGATTGCCGAAATCCTGAAAGATATGGAAGTCATCATCACCTGGAACGGAGACCGGTTTGACATCCCGTTCCTGAACGACCGTTTCAAACAACACCAGATTCCTTTCCAAATTAAAGCCGTACAAAGTCTCGATCTATTCAGGATCGCGGAAAAAATGCGTGCGGCAGGGGTTATTCCCTCCGCCTCCCTGCAAGTTGTCGAGAGGTTTTACGGAATTGTACGGCCTGACCGTCTGCCTGGACGTTATGTGCCGGCCAAATATGCAGAGTGGCTGGAAAAAGGCGACCTTAAGATCAAACAGGAGATTCTTCAGCACAATCGGGAAGACGTCTTGTTCCTTCTGATGCTTTCCCCCTTTATCTACCAGGGAATGATTGTCGATGAAGAACAATCCTGCCTGCCTGAAGATGTGCAACTGCTTGATCGGTATCTGATCCATATGGAACGGATTGAGAAGATGATGGAAGAGAAAGCCGATATGGAGCAGGAAATCCACAAGCTCACGGAAAAGTATGGTCAGTCCGTATTTCATCGGCCTTATGGTGACATTGTAATGAACGAAACTGCATGCACCGTGTTGAAAAAACAAAGTAACTCCCCGGTTATTCACACTTTCGGGGAGTTGGAAGAATTCTACCGCAGTACATTGGCCAAGAAACCAAAGAAGAAATGGCAAGAGCCGGAACAAGAGGGAGAGATATAGCAGCGGTTCATTTACAATGAGATGGGGACGGGCAGGATATTGATCTTCGATCCATCTTTTGCACTGTGGACATAAAACTCCAGTGTTCCTTGTGCCCCCGAGAGTGTAACCGGATAATTGACAACCACCGTAAAGTTTCCCCAGTTGGGGGCTCCGTGATCTGCATGGATCACAATTTCTGCCTGTCCGGATGGTTGTAAGACTGCCAAGCCTGATTGGTCTTTCAGCACGACTGCTCCCACTGCTTCAAACGCCCGCAGCTTGCCTGCAACCGTGAAACCCGTTCCATGGGCCAGGGGTGCAATTTGGAGAATCTGATACGCATCGTTTTGAAAGTTCATGTTCGCCAGGTTCTTTCCACCAGGAGCCTTCCATCCCTGAACGACTTTGTTGTTTAAAGACTGAGATTGAGAAGGCTGCTGTGGATCCTGCGATGGAGGTTTCGATTGAGAAGGCTGTTGCGGGTTCTGCTGCGAAGGTTGATCGGATCCCACCTGTCCGCTATAGGTCTCCTTATGTGTGCAGCCAAGAAGTGCGCCTGCAAGAACGAACGAAAACAAAATACGAATTGTTTTTCTCACATTCCTCGCCCTTTCAAGTCCGTTTGTATAACTGACGCAGGAATGCCACATAAAGTTACTTTGTTCGACTTACGGAACAAGTCCTAAAATTATTTCTTCCTCGCAAACAAGTGAACCGCACCATCGCCTGCCACTTCATCAAAGATCACAAAGCCCGCTCGCTTGAATATCTCATGCAATTCTTCCAGCATATAGAAAGCATAGTAAAGGTCATCGACGAAACCATCTTCCCCACCGGTCAAAAAAGACGCGTAAAGAACGCCGGTGTCCTTCAATACACGCCGTACCTGAGCCAGTGCAACGGGAAGATCTTTCTTCATCAGGTGCAGCAAAGACATATTGGCCCAGATCCCGTCAAACATGTCGTCAGGGTATGGAAGGTTCCGGAAGTCCCCTTTCTGAAAAGTGGCTTCGCCCACAGTTTGTTGTGCAATGGCAAGCATCTCTTCCGAGATATCCAACCCTTGCGCATGCACACCATAATGCTTGAGAGTCAAAGTATCCCGGCCGGCTCCGCTTCCCAGATCCAGTACCCGTTCTCCCAAGAGCATGGTAGTGAAGCGAACCACCATTCCGGGAGTCAACTCGGTATGCCTCCAGGCATGAGATCTGGCCAGTTCATCGAATCGCTGTTTTGTCCGTTTGATATAGTCCATGCCAACCGCCCCAAAAGAATTGTTCACAGGTTATTGTATTCGATATGACCGGCCGCGATCCCTTCCGAAATAAAGAAAACCCAAGCCGGAAAGCTTGAGTTCTGCATGACAATTATAGGGTAAACGCTTTCATCGGGCACCCAGGAAGGACAGACACACCCACCAATGATACTCTTCTTCCGTTCCGTGGCTTTCCAATTCTCTGTAGTAGCGGACAAACTCTTCACTGCTCATGCCAAACTTCCGTTCACAGGTTTCCACAAAAGAGCGCATTGCCTGACGGCGAGATTCCATATATTGTGTCATACCTGACCATCCTCCTTCGAGAATGAGTATAACACATTTTCAAAAATGTGTCACTCCTTCATTCTGCCTTCAATCCTGTTTATCAATTTGGCATGACCACCAGGTTTGCCACCATCGGCCCGTGGCTTTTGTAATCGGGGTGGGTCAGGCACAAGATTTTAAAGGTGCCGGGTTTGTCAGCCTTGAACGACACGGTCTCCACTTTTCCCCTCACTACATTGCCTTTTAGGTTGTACCCTTCGATCACAAACGGATGGCTCTCCCCTTTGACACCGTAAAACTCAAAGACAACCGAATCTCCTTGACGCACCACTATGGTTCCCGGATCCCATCTGTATCCCTCAATGATTTGTTTTCCGTCGGGACTGGTCCATTTGATCTCGTTGGTGACGATCGAGTATTTTACAGTGTTGTTCCCTGTGGCAACGGGACTCCCTGCATGAACAGGACGTATTCCCGGCAGACTTCCGATCTGATTCAGCATCCAGGCCGCCCCAAAGACCAGAATGGTCAAGATGATGACAAGTGCCAGCTTATTTCCTGTCAATTGTGATCTCTCCATGAAAAAACCCCCATTCACACGGTATGTCCTCACTACCAAGTGTATGGGGGATAAGCCCAGCTCATTCTACTTTCAGAATCTTGAAGGTCATCTCTCCGCCAGGCGCCGGAACTGTGACCGTGTCTCCCTTCTGTTTGCCAAGCAACCCCCTGCCAATGGGTGACTCATTGGAAATCCGCCCTTCCAGAGGGTCGGATTCGGCAGGTCCGACGATGGTGTACACTTCTTTGTCCCCGTTCGGGACTTCCTGAATGGTTACCGTTGAACCGATGGTAACAACTCCCGATACTTTGTCTTCTTCCCGAATCAATACCGCATTGCGGAGCTGGTTCTCCAACATAATGATGCGGGACTCGACCATTCCCTGCTCGTCTTTGGCTGCTTCATACTCGCTATTTTCACTCAAATCCCCGTAGGAACGGGCGATTTTCAAACGCTCTTTTACCTCTGCCCGTTTGGTTGTCTTGAGGTATTCAAGCTCTTCTTCAAGTTTGCGAAGTCCTTCTTGTGTGACATAGAATTTGTTGTCAGTCACTGCGCATGTACCCCCTATCTCTGTGACCCCCATATTGTACCAACAAATTTGCGCGGTTGGAAAGGGGGTTATTTTAAAGGGTCGCGGTATTCCTGTTTGGTGATCACAAACGACTGCCCATTCCATATTTCATGGATTTCCCAATATGGCATGGTCGAACTGGTACGGGTGGGAATCGTATCCCGGCGGTGAGTAATCATAACCCATCCTTTTGCAGTCTTTTGAACACGATCATAGGTGGCTTGCGAATGCCAAACGGGAACCAGGCCCATTTCCGTGATGGTAAACATAGTGCCATATTGGTAACGGCCTGCGCAGTTACAGGTTTCCACCACCAGAAACTCGGGCCGTTTGTCGGACACGATGTTCTCGAAGATACTTCCATTGGGCATCCATTCGAGGTACACCCTGCCTGTGGTATCCGATATAGTACGCAGTTTCGTCAACTTCCATGTACGGTTGCCGTTTGCATTTGTTTCCCTGGCCGCTTCATAAAGATTGCCGTACCCGATCGGCTTTCCCTCGGACAAGACCTGCATTGCCACAATCCAACGGTTGGGTTGCAGCACACCGATAAATCCGATTTGTGTTTTTTCGCCTTCCAGTTTGGCAACATCCTTCTGCAATTGGCCAATTGCCTCTGAAGGGATTTTGACCAGCAGGTTTCCTCCCTGAACCTGGTAGGGAATCGTAAGCAAATCGAACAACTGGCGGTTTGGCAGCAACAATCCGTCGCCATCAGCAATCGGGGCACTCTTGAGAATCAACCACCGACCATCCAGCATGGCGGCCACCCGTCCAGGCTGCACCTCCAACTGATGATCACCGTAACGGATAATCCGTTCATCCCCTCGGATTTCAACCCTAATCGGCAGGACTCCCTGCAGCGAATTCACGTCGATCAAGTGGTCTCCGCCTGTATCACGCGGAGCGTAAGGCAGCTGAATTGCAA
It encodes the following:
- a CDS encoding cupredoxin domain-containing protein → MERSQLTGNKLALVIILTILVFGAAWMLNQIGSLPGIRPVHAGSPVATGNNTVKYSIVTNEIKWTSPDGKQIIEGYRWDPGTIVVRQGDSVVFEFYGVKGESHPFVIEGYNLKGNVVRGKVETVSFKADKPGTFKILCLTHPDYKSHGPMVANLVVMPN
- the greA gene encoding transcription elongation factor GreA, which codes for MTDNKFYVTQEGLRKLEEELEYLKTTKRAEVKERLKIARSYGDLSENSEYEAAKDEQGMVESRIIMLENQLRNAVLIREEDKVSGVVTIGSTVTIQEVPNGDKEVYTIVGPAESDPLEGRISNESPIGRGLLGKQKGDTVTVPAPGGEMTFKILKVE